The following proteins come from a genomic window of Sorghum bicolor cultivar BTx623 chromosome 3, Sorghum_bicolor_NCBIv3, whole genome shotgun sequence:
- the LOC8079223 gene encoding uncharacterized protein LOC8079223, which produces METIKCCIACILPCGALDVVRIVHSNGRVEEISGGPVLAGEIMKAYPKHVLRKPPSTCPADGGAIVVQKPVILPPNAELQRGKIYFLMPVMATAPAPAPEKPAAAKQQPPPPPAGQTTAAAAASVARRRRRRKDHPAARDGGAAAACSSRAAAGLAPAPAEDEKERLLANERYLSEIMKEKASTARDRRRGRVAVWRPHLESITEDDL; this is translated from the coding sequence ATGGAGACCATCAAGTGCTGCATCGCGTGCATCCTGCCGTGCGGGGCGCTGGACGTGGTGCGGATCGTGCACTCCAACGGGCGCGTGGAGGAGATCAGCGGGGGGCCCGTGCTGGCCGGGGAGATCATGAAGGCGTACCCCAAGCACGTCCTCCGGAAGCCGCCGTCCACGTGCCCCGCCGACGGCGGCGCCATCGTCGTGCAGAAGCCCGTCATCCTGCCGCCCAATGCCGAGCTGCAGAGGGGCAAGATCTACTTCCTCATGCCGGTCATGGCCACCGCCCCGGCGCCCGCGCCCGAGAAGCCCGCCGCCGCGAAGcaacagccgccgccgccgcccgccggccAAACCACAGCGGCGGCTGCTGCTTCGGTGGCGAGGAGGCGACGCCGGAGGAAAGACCATCCCGCCGCACGGGACggaggagccgccgccgcctgcagcAGCAGGGCCGCGGCCGGGCTGGCGCCCGCCCCGGCGGAGGACGAGAAGGAGCGGCTGCTGGCCAACGAGAGGTACCTGTCGGAGATCATGAAGGAGAAGGCCTCCACGGCGAGGGACCGGCGGCGGGGGCGCGTCGCCGTGTGGCGGCCGCACCTGGAGAGCATCACCGAGGATGACTTGTAA
- the LOC8079222 gene encoding phosphatidate cytidylyltransferase 1, whose protein sequence is MQGDTSSSDVSASHVGRLRRRKHPTEATADGNRANGQPLLVNDQSKYKSMLIRTYSTIWMIGGFAFTIYMGHLYIWAMVVVIQIYMARELFNLLRKSSEEKQLPGFRLLNWHFFFTAMLYTYGRFLSRQLVNTVTSDHLLYKVVSGLIKYQMFICYFLYIAGFVWFILTLKKKTYKYQFKQYAWTHMILLTVFGQSAFTVANIFEGIFWFLLPASLIVINDIFAYLFGFFLGRTPLIKLSPKKTWEGFIGASVTTIISAFLLANVMGHSQWLTCPRKDLSTGWLYCDPGPMFKPEHYSLGEWVPHWFPWKELAIMPVQWHALALGLFASIIAPFGGFFASGFKRAFKIKDFGDSIPGHGGITDRMDCQMVMAVFAYIYHQSFIAPQNFSVEIILDQIIRNLTYEEQKYLYEQLGEMFHDRQLAQS, encoded by the exons ATGCAAGGGGACACTAGCTCTAGCGATGTTTCTGCTTCTCATGTAGGGCGCTTAAGACGCCGCAAACATCCAACTGAA GCTACCGCAGATGGGAATAGAGCTAATGGACAGCCATTGCTTGTTAATGATCAGAGCAAGTATAAATCAATGCTTATCCGTACATATTCTACAATATGGATGATTGGAGGCTTTGCCTTTACTATTTATATGGGTCATCTATATATCTGGGCTATGGTGGTTGTGATTCAAATATACATGGCAAGAGAGCTTTTCAACCTACTTAGAAAATCCAGTGAAGAGAAACAACTGCCAGGGTTCAGGCTACTGAATTG GCACTTCTTTTTCACGGCAATGCTGTACACTTATGGACGCTTTCTTAGTCGGCAGCTTGTGAATACAGTAACTTCAGATCACTTGCTTTATAAGGTTGTCAGTGGCCTAATAAAGTATCAGATGTTTATCTGCTATTTTCTTTATATTGCAG GGTTTGTATGGTTTATTTTGACTCTCAAGAAAAAGACATACAAGTATCAGTTCAAACAGTAtgcctggacgcacatgatactTTTAACGGTTTTTGGACAGTCTGCTTTCACTGTCGCAAACATATTTGAAGGGATATTCTG GTTTCTTTTGCCTGCTTCACTTATTGTGATCAACGATATTTTTGCTTATTTATTTGGGTTCTTTCTTGGGAGAACACCATTAATCAAGTTGTCCCCAAAGAAAACTTGGGAAGGTTTTATTGGTGCATCAGTGACAACTATCATCTCTGCATTTCTG TTAGCAAATGTAATGGGCCATTCCCAATGGTTGACATGCCCAAGAAAG GATCTGTCAACTGGGTGGCTTTATTGTGATCCTGGTCCAATGTTTAAGCCAGAGCATTACTCATTGGGAGAGTGGGTGCCACATTGG TTCCCATGGAAAGAACTAGCCATTATGCCTGTGCAGTGGCATGCTTTAGCCCTAGGTTTATTTGCATCGATAATAGCACCATTTGGAGGATTTTTTGCGAGTGGCTTCAAGAGGGCATTCAAAATAAAG GATTTTGGTGACAGCATACCTGGGCATGGTGGAATTACTGATAGAATGGATTGTCAA ATGGTTATGGCAGTGTTTGCATACATATACCACCAATCGTTCATTGCACCTCAGAACTTTTCTGTTGAGATAATCTTGGATCAG ATTATAAGAAACCTAACCTATGAGGAGCAAAAATACCTATACGAACAACTTGGGGAAATGTTCCATGACAGGCAACTGGCGCAAAGCTGA